In a genomic window of Diorhabda carinulata isolate Delta chromosome 8, icDioCari1.1, whole genome shotgun sequence:
- the LOC130897522 gene encoding facilitated trehalose transporter Tret1-like, whose protein sequence is MTQSIDVKSIPVEKIIPSKKDRVNFSYYIAASVNMMTILAGIGYAWSSPCISKLTDKVGSEFNPLPKPATLSEITWITSLHCLGAISGPLFTGIIANKLGKKKTIILFALPQIISNIILIFANNVTHFYVARFLLGIGTGCVFSLIPVYVAEMSHPKYRGRTSMFLSLTITCTQDFVFIVGPYVTIRTLAIISLVPSVIFFPTFSLLMPESPYDYVRQDNISRAHQALIKVAQHSNVDDELNSIIKSVSSKNGKFKLSDALFSKSFQKSFLIGFGLMFFQQFNGTNALNSYQQSILSATKSSIPADKSVMIVGAAQLLVLFFVSKLVDGWGRKKLLLVSYIGQFISLVSFAIYFHLQNLNMDISFLFWLPLTSILLFMFSFKIGAGPVSWIIVGEIFPTEYKFILSPLIAFCMTFMSFLVTFIFPKFSHIFGFEYSFWFFSVVVACAIPFVFFIVPETKGQTLEEIQKNFEQK, encoded by the exons ATGACTCAATCTATCGATGTGAAGTCCATCCCAGTGGAAAAGATCATTCCTTCGAAAAAAGATAGAGTTAATTTCTCTTATTATATCGCTGCATCTG ttaacaTGATGACGATTCTAGCAGGAATAGGATACGCTTGGTCATCTCCGTGCATCTCAAAGTTAACTGACAAAGTAGGCAGTGAGTTCAACCCGCTTCCGAAACCTGCGACTTTATCTGAGATAACCTGGATAACTTCTTTACATTGTTTAGGAGCTATTTCCGGACCACTGTTTACCGGAATAATAGCAAACAAATTgggaaagaaaaaaactatcatCTTATTTGCCTTGCCtcaaataatatctaatatcATTTTGATATTTGCTAATAATGTGACCCATTTTTACGTTGCTCGATTTTTATTGGGTATAGGTACAGGatgtgttttttctttgataCCAGTATACGTAGCTGAAATGTCTCATCCTAAATACCGTGGCAGAACGAGTATGTTTTTATCTTTAACTATCACTTGTACTCAAGACTTCGTTTTCATCGTTGGACCTTATGTCACAATACGAACTCTAGCCATTATATCATTGGTACCATCAGTCATTTTTTTCCCAACTTTTTCATTACTCATGCCAGAAAGTCCATACGATTATGTTAGACAAGATAATATATCGAGAGCTCATCAAGCATTAATTAAAGTTGCACAACATAGTAATGTAGATGATGAACTTAATAGTATTATCAAATCAGTTTCGAGTAAAAATGGTAAATTCAAATTATCGGATGCTTTGTTTTctaaatcatttcaaaaaagtttcttAATAGGTTTTGGGCTCatgttttttcaacaatttaatgGCACTAACGCTCTTAATTCCTATCAGCAATCCATATTATCCGCAACCAAGTCATCAATTCCCGCAGATAAATCAGTTATGATTGTAGGAGCTGCTCAATTATTggtgttattttttgtttcaaaattagttgacGGATGGggaaggaaaaaattattattagtttcttATATCGGTCAATTCATTTCTTTGGTCAGTTTTGCAATCTATTTTCACTTGCAGAATCTAAATATGGATATAAGCTTTTTGTTTTGGTTACCTCTCACGAGcattttgttatttatgttcAGTTTTAAAATAGGTGCTGGACCGGTATCATGGATTATAGTGGGTGAGATATTTCCAACAGAGTACAAATTTATTCTGAGTCCGCTCATAGCTTTTTGTATGACTTTTATGAGTTTTTTAGTcacatttatttttccaaagttttcccatatatttggatttgAATACTCTTTCTGGTTTTTCTCTGTAGTTGTTGCTTGTGCAATTCCGTTCGTATTTTTCATTGTACCAGAAACGAAAGGACAAACTTTAGAAGAGATTCAGAAAAATTTTGAGCAGaaataa
- the LOC130897296 gene encoding facilitated trehalose transporter Tret1-like isoform X1, producing the protein MKGNNYFLYSSVISVNLLSFTANAGFPWTSPFLPKLNGHVDPDKNPIPYGISVLEESWITTMLNVGALCGPLCTGQISRKIGKKMTLLLFSIPVLISNIILIFANTVWHFYTSRFLLGVGVGCVYCIIPAYVAEISDVPNRGKMGMCMSVMNLISHMCVVCIGPYVTVRTFACMSLVPLILFIMIFITFIPESPYYLVSRNRMSEAENSLKKFRQTSDVKHELVEIRNSVRETKIEGSLYDIFKTKVVLKGLILTVGLMLSQQLCGAQPLKAYQQEIFQSTGSNIPSEILVMIVGIFQFIPNILIVFIVDKVGRKILLLLSYFGLLISLVTIGMFFYFQEQNFDVGSILWVPVASSCLFMASMKLGAGPVAWSYVGEVFPSNLQIYMSSIVTFSMYFFGIIVTFIFPIMFNYIGMAWTFWIFAICTSASIVFIIFKVPEIKGKSFVDIQMLLKK; encoded by the exons ATgaaaggaaataattattttctttattcctCAGTAATATCAG TTAACTTGTTGTCATTTACTGCAAATGCTGGATTTCCTTGGACTTCGCCGTTTCTTCCCAAGCTAAATGGGCACGTAGATCCTGATAAAAACCCTATACCATATGGAATCTCAGTTCTAGAAGAATCGTGGATAACGACGATGTTGAACGTTGGTGCTTTGTGTGGGCCACTATGTACCGGCCAAATCTctagaaaaattggaaagaaaatGACGCTCTTGTTATTCTCCATACCAGTTCTTATTtcgaatataattttaatttttgcaaATACTGTTTGGCATTTCTACACATCAAGATTTCTTTTGGGAGTAGGTGTAGGTTGTGTTTATTGTATTATACCAGCGTATGTTGCTGAGATATCGGATGTACCTAATAGAGGTAAAATGGGTATGTGCATGTCTGTTATGAACCTTATAAGTCATATGTGTGTTGTATGTATCGGGCCTTACGTAACCGTCAGAACATTTGCTTGCATGAGTTTAGTTCCCTTAATCTTATTCATTATGATTTTCATCACTTTCATACCTGAGAGCCCTTATTACTTAGTTTCCCGAAATAGAATGTCGGAAGCtgaaaattctttgaaaaagtTTAGACAAACGTCAGACGTAAAACATGAATTAGTCGAAATAAGAAATAGTGTCAGAGAAACTAAAATAGAGGGTTCTTTATACGATATTTTCAAGACAAAAGTAGTCCTGAAAGGTCTAATTCTCACTGTTGGTTTAATGTTGAGTCAACAGTTATGCGGCGCTCAGCCATTAAAAGCTTACCAACAAGAAATATTCCAGTCTACTGGTAGTAATATACCCAGTGAAATTTTAGTAATGATAGTtggaattttccaatttatccCGAATattctaattgtttttattgtagatAAAGTGGgtagaaaaatacttttattactGTCTTATTTTGGATTACTTATTTCTTTAGTAACAAttggaatgtttttttattttcaagagcAAAACTTCGACGTTGGTAGTATACTTTGGGTTCCAGTAGCAAGTTCTTGCTTATTTATGGCTTCTATGAAACTCGGTGCTGGTCCAGTGGCATGGTCTTATGTGGGTGAAGTTTTCCCATCAAATTTACAGATTTATATGAGTTCTATTGTTACTTTTTCTAtgtatttttttggtataattgtTACTTTTATATTTCCCATCATGTTCAATTACATAGGAATGGCATGGACTTTCTGGATTTTTGCAATTTGCACTTCAGCGTCTATAGTATTCATTATATTCAAGGTACctgaaataaaaggaaaatcgTTTGTTGATATTCAAATGCTACTcaaaaaatga
- the LOC130897296 gene encoding facilitated trehalose transporter Tret1-like isoform X2: MLNVGALCGPLCTGQISRKIGKKMTLLLFSIPVLISNIILIFANTVWHFYTSRFLLGVGVGCVYCIIPAYVAEISDVPNRGKMGMCMSVMNLISHMCVVCIGPYVTVRTFACMSLVPLILFIMIFITFIPESPYYLVSRNRMSEAENSLKKFRQTSDVKHELVEIRNSVRETKIEGSLYDIFKTKVVLKGLILTVGLMLSQQLCGAQPLKAYQQEIFQSTGSNIPSEILVMIVGIFQFIPNILIVFIVDKVGRKILLLLSYFGLLISLVTIGMFFYFQEQNFDVGSILWVPVASSCLFMASMKLGAGPVAWSYVGEVFPSNLQIYMSSIVTFSMYFFGIIVTFIFPIMFNYIGMAWTFWIFAICTSASIVFIIFKVPEIKGKSFVDIQMLLKK; encoded by the coding sequence ATGTTGAACGTTGGTGCTTTGTGTGGGCCACTATGTACCGGCCAAATCTctagaaaaattggaaagaaaatGACGCTCTTGTTATTCTCCATACCAGTTCTTATTtcgaatataattttaatttttgcaaATACTGTTTGGCATTTCTACACATCAAGATTTCTTTTGGGAGTAGGTGTAGGTTGTGTTTATTGTATTATACCAGCGTATGTTGCTGAGATATCGGATGTACCTAATAGAGGTAAAATGGGTATGTGCATGTCTGTTATGAACCTTATAAGTCATATGTGTGTTGTATGTATCGGGCCTTACGTAACCGTCAGAACATTTGCTTGCATGAGTTTAGTTCCCTTAATCTTATTCATTATGATTTTCATCACTTTCATACCTGAGAGCCCTTATTACTTAGTTTCCCGAAATAGAATGTCGGAAGCtgaaaattctttgaaaaagtTTAGACAAACGTCAGACGTAAAACATGAATTAGTCGAAATAAGAAATAGTGTCAGAGAAACTAAAATAGAGGGTTCTTTATACGATATTTTCAAGACAAAAGTAGTCCTGAAAGGTCTAATTCTCACTGTTGGTTTAATGTTGAGTCAACAGTTATGCGGCGCTCAGCCATTAAAAGCTTACCAACAAGAAATATTCCAGTCTACTGGTAGTAATATACCCAGTGAAATTTTAGTAATGATAGTtggaattttccaatttatccCGAATattctaattgtttttattgtagatAAAGTGGgtagaaaaatacttttattactGTCTTATTTTGGATTACTTATTTCTTTAGTAACAAttggaatgtttttttattttcaagagcAAAACTTCGACGTTGGTAGTATACTTTGGGTTCCAGTAGCAAGTTCTTGCTTATTTATGGCTTCTATGAAACTCGGTGCTGGTCCAGTGGCATGGTCTTATGTGGGTGAAGTTTTCCCATCAAATTTACAGATTTATATGAGTTCTATTGTTACTTTTTCTAtgtatttttttggtataattgtTACTTTTATATTTCCCATCATGTTCAATTACATAGGAATGGCATGGACTTTCTGGATTTTTGCAATTTGCACTTCAGCGTCTATAGTATTCATTATATTCAAGGTACctgaaataaaaggaaaatcgTTTGTTGATATTCAAATGCTACTcaaaaaatga
- the LOC130897295 gene encoding facilitated trehalose transporter Tret1-like isoform X1, whose translation MDTNGNNYFLFFSVISVNLLSFSANAGFSWTSPFLPKLNGHVDPEKNPIPYEISVVEESWITTMMNIGALCGPLCTGQISRKIGKKMTLVLFSIPVLFSNIILIFANTVWHFYTSRFLLGLGVGCVYCIIPAYVAEISDVPNRGKMGLSTSLINLISHISVVSIGPYVTIKTFAYLSLIPTILFIVILIPFIPESPYYFVSRNRMSEAENALKKFRQTSNVKLELIEISNSVNETKIEGSFYDIFRTRVVLKGLVVTVGLIAAQQVCGAQPLNAYQQEIFRSTSSNIPSEISVMIVGIFQFIPSILIVFIVDKVGRKILLLLSYFGLLLSLITIGIYFYFKEQNFNVDSIFWVPIASSCLFMASFKLGAGPVAWSYVGEVFPSNLQIYMSSIVTFAMFLFGIIVTFIFPIMFTYIGTAWTFWIFGVCTATSIIFIIIKVPEIRGKSFVDIQMILKK comes from the exons atggatACTAAtgggaataattattttttgtttttctcagtGATATCAG TTAACTTGCTGTCGTTTTCTGCCAATGCTGGATTTTCGTGGACTTCGCCGTTTCTTCCAAAGCTAAATGGACACGTAGATCCTGAAAAAAACCCCATACCATATGAAATCTCAGTTGTAGAAGAGTCGTGGATAACGACGATGATGAACATTGGTGCTTTGTGTGGGCCACTATGTACCGGCCAAATCTctagaaaaattggaaagaagATGACGCTCGTGTTGTTTTCTATACCagttcttttttcaaatataattttaatttttgcaaATACAGTTTGGCACTTCTATACATCCAGATTTCTTTTAGGATTGGGTGTAGGTTGTGTTTATTGTATTATACCAGCGTATGTTGCTGAGATATCGGATGTACCTAATAGAGGAAAAATGGGTTTATCCACGTCTCTCATAAATCTCATAAGTCATATAAGTGTCGTTTCCATCGGACCTTATGTAACCATTAAAACATTCGCTTACTTAAGTTTGATCCCCACAATCTTATTTATAGTAATTCTAATTCCTTTCATACCTGAAAGTCCTTATTACTTTGTATCTCGAAATAGAATGTCAGAAGCTGAAAATGCTTTGAAGAAGTTCAGGCAAACGTCAAACGTGAAACttgaattgattgaaattaGTAATAGTGTCAATGAGACGAAAATAGAGGGATCTTTCTACGACATATTCAGAACAAGAGTGGTTTTAAAAGGTCTGGTTGTCACTGTTGGTTTGATCGCAGCTCAACAAGTATGTGGCGCTCAACCTTTGAATGCTTATCAACAAGAAATATTTCGGTCCACTAGTAGTAATATACCCAGTGAAATTTCAGTAATGATTGTtggaattttccaatttatccCTAGTATACTAATTGTTTTCATTGTGGATAAAGTAGgtagaaaaatacttttactaCTTTCTTATTTCGGGTTACTTTTATCTTTAATAAcaattggaatttatttttatttcaaagaacAGAACTTCAATGTTGATAGTATATTCTGGGTTCCAATAGCAAGTTCTTGCTTATTTATGGCTTCTTTTAAGCTCGGTGCTGGTCCTGTGGCTTGGTCTTATGTGGGTGAAGTTTTTCCatcaaatttacaaatatatatgagTTCTATCGTTACTTTTGCTATGTTTCTTTTCGGTATAATTGTTACTTTCATATTCCCAATTATGTTCACTTATATAGGTACAGCATGGACATTTTGGATTTTTGGAGTTTGCACGGCAACTTCTATCATATTCATAATAATCAAAGTACCTGAAATTAGAGGAAAATCTTTCGTTGATATTCAaatgattctaaaaaaataa
- the LOC130897295 gene encoding facilitated trehalose transporter Tret1-like isoform X2, whose protein sequence is MMNIGALCGPLCTGQISRKIGKKMTLVLFSIPVLFSNIILIFANTVWHFYTSRFLLGLGVGCVYCIIPAYVAEISDVPNRGKMGLSTSLINLISHISVVSIGPYVTIKTFAYLSLIPTILFIVILIPFIPESPYYFVSRNRMSEAENALKKFRQTSNVKLELIEISNSVNETKIEGSFYDIFRTRVVLKGLVVTVGLIAAQQVCGAQPLNAYQQEIFRSTSSNIPSEISVMIVGIFQFIPSILIVFIVDKVGRKILLLLSYFGLLLSLITIGIYFYFKEQNFNVDSIFWVPIASSCLFMASFKLGAGPVAWSYVGEVFPSNLQIYMSSIVTFAMFLFGIIVTFIFPIMFTYIGTAWTFWIFGVCTATSIIFIIIKVPEIRGKSFVDIQMILKK, encoded by the coding sequence ATGATGAACATTGGTGCTTTGTGTGGGCCACTATGTACCGGCCAAATCTctagaaaaattggaaagaagATGACGCTCGTGTTGTTTTCTATACCagttcttttttcaaatataattttaatttttgcaaATACAGTTTGGCACTTCTATACATCCAGATTTCTTTTAGGATTGGGTGTAGGTTGTGTTTATTGTATTATACCAGCGTATGTTGCTGAGATATCGGATGTACCTAATAGAGGAAAAATGGGTTTATCCACGTCTCTCATAAATCTCATAAGTCATATAAGTGTCGTTTCCATCGGACCTTATGTAACCATTAAAACATTCGCTTACTTAAGTTTGATCCCCACAATCTTATTTATAGTAATTCTAATTCCTTTCATACCTGAAAGTCCTTATTACTTTGTATCTCGAAATAGAATGTCAGAAGCTGAAAATGCTTTGAAGAAGTTCAGGCAAACGTCAAACGTGAAACttgaattgattgaaattaGTAATAGTGTCAATGAGACGAAAATAGAGGGATCTTTCTACGACATATTCAGAACAAGAGTGGTTTTAAAAGGTCTGGTTGTCACTGTTGGTTTGATCGCAGCTCAACAAGTATGTGGCGCTCAACCTTTGAATGCTTATCAACAAGAAATATTTCGGTCCACTAGTAGTAATATACCCAGTGAAATTTCAGTAATGATTGTtggaattttccaatttatccCTAGTATACTAATTGTTTTCATTGTGGATAAAGTAGgtagaaaaatacttttactaCTTTCTTATTTCGGGTTACTTTTATCTTTAATAAcaattggaatttatttttatttcaaagaacAGAACTTCAATGTTGATAGTATATTCTGGGTTCCAATAGCAAGTTCTTGCTTATTTATGGCTTCTTTTAAGCTCGGTGCTGGTCCTGTGGCTTGGTCTTATGTGGGTGAAGTTTTTCCatcaaatttacaaatatatatgagTTCTATCGTTACTTTTGCTATGTTTCTTTTCGGTATAATTGTTACTTTCATATTCCCAATTATGTTCACTTATATAGGTACAGCATGGACATTTTGGATTTTTGGAGTTTGCACGGCAACTTCTATCATATTCATAATAATCAAAGTACCTGAAATTAGAGGAAAATCTTTCGTTGATATTCAaatgattctaaaaaaataa